In Drosophila teissieri strain GT53w chromosome 2R, Prin_Dtei_1.1, whole genome shotgun sequence, the following proteins share a genomic window:
- the LOC122612933 gene encoding uncharacterized protein LOC122612933 — translation MHRCHFHISSNCGFVVWKFPQNKNKNRPRCANLQAMHKGAPPWRVGGANVASGMVEQLSRNPAVGAEEGTATKQQQLIRSERWACNRWTVLLGFISIALPTSNATHISGQFQTGDFFQFLAKFGFNKADLTRRNAYGYIYGNVTSSDKYAVPLTLVVLDRSTFLEFYGNRSQRSREAACNGMFSRLQRIAYDSTCNPRAKRDFLRHVPCPVNQLCSDEDAPGNVVPGSQFTYVLNLEAEPRFWYLSLVACYQNKSTCQWHAHETLPRLSKLGSNLLNTLHYDIHLVNLHPNNSAAHPLTYQYSYDQQNLLEMYLVFLLVYIVLLPMQIYAVRRQKHPVTKLFTLSLLSEFVSLALITAHLIHYAANGVGEPRLQAAGDVLDILSRTTFMLILLLLAKGWAVTRQQISRTGWIILMSIWVPYCAFHVFLYIWDRTEVDVVSDIDEYQTWPGWIVLILRTSFMMWFLYELRNTMKYEHSTKKLDFLLHLGASSLVWFIYLPIVAIVALQVSPMWRYKLLQGITNSADCMAYCVMTGLLWPHRAGQYLLLAGTKYAGMDELDEFNEAPHIVRERERRRNSPPDDVVIGTGSRGMVLSTSIPHSLNGDACNDLLEAEDLDAELLTDLNKNSHIVA, via the exons ATGCATCGATGCCATTTTCACATCTCTAGCAACTGCGGATTTGTGGTGTGGAAATTtccgcaaaacaaaaataaaaatagaccTCGCTGTGCCAACTTGCAAGCGATGCACAAAGGGGCGCCACCTTGGCGAGTGGGCGGTGCCAACGTGGCATCCGGAATGGTGGAGCAGCTTTCCAGGAATCCCGCAGTGGGAGCAGAGGAAGGGACTGcaaccaaacaacaacaactgatAAGAAGTGAAAGGTGGGCCTGCAATCGCTGGACTGTTCTTCTGGGATTCATCTCGATCGCCCTGCCCACGAGCAATGCCACCCACATCAGCGGACAATTCCAGACGGGGGACTTCTTCCAGTTCCTGGCGAAATTCGGCTTCAACAAGGCGGATCTGACGCGGCGCAATGCCTACGGATATATCTATGGCAATGTCACGTCGTCGGATAAGTATGCGGTTCCCTTGACACTCGTCGTCCTGGACAGGAGCACCTTCCTCGAGTTCTACGGCAATCGCAGTCAAAGGAGTCGGGAAGCCGCCTGCAATGGGATGTTCTCTCGCCTCCAAAGGATCGCCTACGATTCCACGTGTAATCCTCGTGCCAAAAGGGACTTCCTGCGCCATGTTCCCTGTCCCGTCAATCAGCTCTGCAGCGATGAAGATGCACCCGGAAACGTAGTCCCGGGATCGCAGTTCACCTACGTTCTCAATCTGGAGGCGGAGCCACG ATTTTGGTACCTCTCCCTGGTGGCCtgttatcaaaacaaaagcaccTGCCAGTGGCACGCGCACGAGACTTTGCCAAGGCTCAGTAAATTGGGCAGCAACCTCCTCAACACACTGCACTACGACATCCATCTGGTCAACCTGCATCCGAACAACTCGGCCGCACATCCACTCACCTACCAGTACTCGTACGATCAGCAGAATCTGCTGGAGATGTACCTGGTTTTCCTGCTCGTCTACATAGTTCTGCTGCCCATGCAAATTTATGCGGTGCGGCGGCAGAAGCATCCAGTGACCAAGTTGTTTACCCTGAGTCTTCTCAGCGAGTTCGTTAGTCTGGCTCTGATCACCGCCCACCTCATTCACTATGCGGCCAACGGAGTGGGCGAGCCAAGACTGCAGGCAGCTGGAGATGTCCTGGACATCCTGAGCCGCACCACATTTATGttgattctgctgctgctggccaagggATGGGCAGTTACCAGGCAGCAGATCAGCAGAACGGGATGGATAATCCTCATGTCCATCTGGGTGCCATACTGCGCGTTCCACGTGTTCCTTTACATCTGGGATAGG aCGGAAGTCGATGTGGTTTCCGACATCGATGAATACCAGACGTGGCCCGGCTGGATAGTTTTAATACTACG CACTTCCTTTATGATGTGGTTCCTGTACGAGTTGCGCAACACGATGAAGTACGAGCACTCCACAAAAAAACTGGACTTTCTACTGCACCTGGGCGCTTCCAGTTTGGTGTGGTTCATATACCTGCCCATCGTGGCAATTGTGGCGCTGCAAGTCAGCCCCATGTGGCGCTACAAGCTGCTGCAAGGCATCACCAACTCGGCGGACTGCATGGCCTATTGTGTGATGACGGGTCTGTTGTGGCCGCATCGAGCTGGTCAATATCTGCTCTTAGCGGGCACCAAATATGCAG gCATGGATGAGTTGGACGAGTTCAACGAAGCGCCGCACATTGTCAGAGAGCGTGAGAGGCGTCGAAACTCGCCGCCCGATGATGTTGTCATTGGGACGGGGAGTCGGGGGATGGTGCTTTCCACAAGCATTCCACATTCGCTGAACGGCGATGCCTGCAACGATCTTTTGGAGGCTGAAGACCTCGACGCGGAGCTGCTCACCGATCTTAACAAAAACAGCCATATTGTGGCGTAG
- the LOC122614595 gene encoding protein FAM76B, with protein sequence METPDNRLYMCTVCFQRCLWSDLSKKELRCMQCRLPPKICVICDRKFEPREKSHVYCKRCNFYILRHAAVKPPSLEENPEMAADAGQDSEGSTFTERWKEIRAAAGIVDDGFSD encoded by the coding sequence ATGGAAACACCCGACAATAGGTTGTACATGTGCACCGTGTGCTTCCAAAGGTGCCTTTGGAGCGATCTCTCGAAGAAGGAGCTCCGCTGCATGCAGTGTCGTCTGCCACCCAAGATCTGTGTCATCTGCGATAGGAAGTTCGAGCCGCGCGAGAAGTCGCATGTTTACTGCAAACGATGCAATTTCTATATCCTCAGACACGCCGCAGTCAAGCCCCCTTCCTTGGAGGAAAATCCCGAGATGGCGGCGGATGCTGGCCAGGATAGCGAAGGATCTACGTTCACGGAACGCTGGAAGGAGATCAGAGCCGCCGCTGGAATCGTGGACGACGGATTCAGTGACTGA